A window of Trichoderma atroviride chromosome 3, complete sequence contains these coding sequences:
- a CDS encoding uncharacterized protein (EggNog:ENOG41~TransMembrane:12 (i66-85o105-123i135-153o165-185i197-217o229-249i316-340o346-367i379-400o406-426i438-462o482-502i)): protein MNSDVGHDLETVLGLTPKDVSTALALFYVSYVIFDFPSNLIMSKLSPRVWMARIVFATGVVGSCFAAVQSPASLKLLRFLLGLVIAGMWPGMAFYLTLFYPPSRTAKRIGMYFTASQVSAAVVGLVSAGFQLMDGDGGLVGFRWMFLIYGLVAVVLSFVLLWWLPDRPLAPGEARKRNGLFKWLPATPEVLQGEDAIVHYSELRRVYHARPWGVKDLCLVLLDWRLWPLCLMYFGVVGVGIGTQLYGSVIIASIQPQASDIVVSLLFAPIWIMDLIAILLVTPLSDRFHRLRPFFFSAAVCIQIAGLLTTTFAVQNGWARYGGLLMVGFGLGPTVPICMTWTSEIFQRRHGEVGVAAATALVSGLGNLGSVTTTYALYTGWPEDAKPGPHRFRKSNLTMIGILGISILSSLVMLILLKVVGNPPSSRLNNTGSPNALEDGAARREAVQRGFGKLSRRAQEA, encoded by the exons ATGAACAGCGACGTGGGCCATGACTTGGAGACCGTCCTTGGGCTCACCCCCAAAGATGTATCTACGGCACTTGCGCTGTTCTATGTCTCCTACGTCATCTTTGATTTCCCATCCAATCTCATCATGAGCAAGCTCAGCCCCCGGGTCTGGATGGCTAGAATCGTCTTTGCCACTGGAGTCGTTGGGTCATGCTTCGCGGCTGTGCAGTCCCCTGCGAGCCTCAAACTGCTACGTTTCCTCCTGGGCTTGGTGATCGCTGGCATGTGGCCGGGCATGGCGTTTTATCTGACCCTATTTTATCCGCCATCTAGGACAGCCAAGCGAATTGGCATGTACTTCACCGCCTCGCAGGTGTCTGCGGCTGTGGTCGGCCTCGTCTCGGCGGGATTCCAACTcatggatggcgatggaggcttGGTTGGATTTAGATGGATGTTTCTCATCTACGGGCTCGTTGCCGTTGTCTTGAGCTTTGTGCTGCTATGGTGGCTGCCTGACAGACCCCTGGCGCCaggcgaggcgaggaagCGTAACGGCCTGTTCAAGTGGCTTCCGGCCACCCCTGAAGTTCTCCAAGGTGAAGACGCCATAGTTCATTACTCTGAGCTCAGACGCGTGTATCATGCTCGCCCATGGGGCGTCAAGGATCTCTGCCTTGTGCTGCTTGACTGGCGGCTGTGGCCTCTATGCCTGATGTACTTTGGAGTAGTCGGAGTCGGAATCGGCACTCAGCTCTACGGATCGGTGATCATTGCTTCAATCCAACCACAGGCGAGCGACATTGTCGTTAGCTTACTCTTTGCTCCTATCTGGATT ATGGACTTGATCGCCATTCTCCTGGTTACGCCGCTTTCCGACCGCTTTCATCGTCTGaggcccttcttcttctcagcagccgTCTGCATCCAAATCGCCGGCTTATTGACAACGACTTTTGCTGTTCAAAACGGGTGGGCTCGCTATGGAGGCCTTCTGATGGTGGGCTTTGGTCTAGGACCAACCGTCCCAATCTGCATGACGTGGACTTCGGAAATCTTCCAACGCCGGCATGGTGAAGTTGGTGTGGCAGCCGCAACAGCTCTTGTATCCGGCTTGGGAAATCTAGGCAGCGTCACCACCACATATGCTCTATACACTGGGTGGCCTGAGGATGCCAAACCGGGGCCCCATCGATTCCGTAAGAGCAATCTTACAATGATTGGAATCCTCGGCATTAGCATCCTTAGCTCCCTGGTCATGCTGATCCTGCTAAAGGTCGTGGGAAATCCTCCTAGCTCCAGGCTTAACAATACTGGTTCTCCCAATGCGCTCGAGGATGGCGCAGCAAGACGGGAAGCTGTGCAGCGCGGCTTCGGGAAGCTTTCCCGGCGAGCCCAAGAGGCCTAG
- a CDS encoding uncharacterized protein (EggNog:ENOG41~SECRETED:SignalP(1-20)) produces MKLLRVATAAVLALAGHANAVSTFEPARPPAAPLAVRAPYLNVWLNGPNNGSPSGYLAGQWPRYWTQGIQAWQGFIKVDGKAYNWMGAAPGAGNVDQESLKYTSTRTTFTMNVGGLVRMAAEFFSPVYPDDLRRQSVPFSYLKISVVSLDGRSHNVQIYSDVSGEWASGDSSQIIRWEHQEADGVLSHKFYRQNQDAFREANDQASWGSWYWSTGDIRGVTYKIGQDTEVRGQFLSNGTLDNTIDTNYRAVNDRWPVFAFARDLGAVGRGGSASTLFTIGIAQQDAILFQGQGSSAQQVPSLWASYFDESELVPFFYKDYSYASQYATNLDNRVARDSVDAGGDDYLTITSLAVRQAFGALQYTGTPDNVRVFLKEISSNSDIQTVDVIFPTWPIMLYLDPNLIKYTLSPLLENQESGHYPNKYAIHDLGRFPQALGYPQGNDEAMPLEECGNMIIMMLSYAQKTGDVDYLNEHWQLMAQWAEYLIEDAKIPANQLSTDDFAGHLANQTNLAIKGIIALQAMSEIADQTGHTYLSGKYSSIAKDYLNFWSRHGINRASVPSHSVLQYDSGATYGLLYNIYPDKALGLNFIPQSVYDMQSDFYKTKANKYGVVLDTRGTLTKTDWELFAAAVAKPDTKAMFISLIAKWINETPTWRAFTDLYDTNTGEYPGNQFTARPVVGGVFALLALP; encoded by the exons ATGAAGCTCTTGCGAGTCGCTACGGCGGCTGTCCTTGCTTTGGCAGGGCACGCGAACGCGGTTTCAACCTTTGAACCGGCACGGCCTCCCGCGGCTCCTCTGGCTGTTCGAGCTCCCTATCTCAACGTTTGGCTCAATGGCCCAAATAACGGAAGCCCTAGCGGCTACCTTGCTGGGCAATGGCCTAGGTACTGGAC ACAAGGAATTCAAGCATGGCAAGGCTTCATCAAGGTCGACGGAAAAGCCTACAATTGGATGGGAGCGGCTCCCGGCGCAGGCAATGTTGACCAAGAGTCACTCAAGTATACATCCACTAGAACGACCTTTACCATGAATGTGGGAGGGTTGGTTCGAATGGCTGCAGAATTCTTCTCTCCAGTCTACCCAGATGACCTGAGAAGACAATCTGTTCCGTTTTCATACCTCAAAATTTCGGTTGTCTCCCTAGACGGACGTTCACACAACGTTCAAATCTACTCCGATGTGTCAGGAG AATGGGCATCTGGCGACAGCTCACAGATTATCCGGTGGGAGCATCAAGAGGCAGACGGGGTGCTTTCCCACAAATTCTATCGCCAAAACCAAGACGCTTTCAGAGAGGCCAACGATCAGGCATCATGGGGTAGCTGGTATTGGTCTACCGGTGATATT AGAGGTGTAACGTATAAGATTGGCCAAGATACAGAGGTCCGCGGCCAGTTCCTATCAAACGGTACACTTGACAATACCATTGACACAAACTACCGTGCGGTGAACGATCGATG gcCCGTATTTGCCTTTGCGCGCGACCTTGGTGCGGTCGGGAGAGGGGGCTCTGCATCCACTCTCTTCACCATTGGTATTGCGCAACAAGATGCCATATTATTCCAAGGTCAAGGTAGCTCCGCTCAGCAAGTGCCATCCCTTTGGGCAAGCTATTTTGATGAATCAGAGCTTGTTCCATTCTTTTACAAGGACTACAGCTACGCCAGCCAATATGCCACCAATCTCGACAACCGTGTTGCAAGAGACTCTGTCGACGCTGGTGGAGATGATTATCTCACCATCACAAGTCTTGCCGTCCGTCAGGCGTTTGGGGCCCTCCAGTATACGGGCACTCCGGATAACGTCAGAGTATTCCTCAAAGAAATCAGCTCCAACAGCGATATCCAAACGGTTGACGTGATCTTCCCTACCTGGCCAATCATGCTGTATCTTGATCCAAATCTCATCAAATACACCCTCTCACCACTTCTCGAGAACCAAGAGAGCGGCCACTACCCGAACAAATATGCGATTCACGACCTGGGTAGATTCCCCCAGGCTCTTGGCTACCCGCAAGGCAACGATGAGGCTATGCCCCTAGAAGAGTGCGGCAATATGATTATCATGATGCTGTCTTACGCTCAAAAGACAGGGGACGTTGACTATCTAAACGAGCATTGGCAGCTCATGGCGCAGTGGGCAGAGTATCTGATTGAAGATGCCAAGATCCCGGCAAACCAATTGTCTACGGATGATTTCGCAGGTCATCTTGC GAACCAAACCAACCTCGCCATCAAAGGCATAATTGCTTTGCAGGCCATGTCTGAAATAGCCGACCAAACTGGTCACACTTACCTCTCTGGAAAGTACTCGAGCATTGCCAAGGACTATCTCAATTTCTGGTCTCGCCACGGCATCAACAGAGCTTCTGTCCCCAGCCACAGCGTACTGCAATATGATTCGGGAGCCACTTATG GATTGCTATATAACATTTACCCTGACAAGGCTCTTGGACTGAACTTTATCCCCCAGTCCGTCTACGATATGCAGAGTGATTTTTACAAGACCAAAGCCAACAAATACGGAGTTGTTCTCGACACGCGCGGCACACTCACCAAGACTGACTGGGAACTGTTcgctgcagcagtagccaAGCCCGACACAAAGGCCATGTTCATCTCCTTGATTGCCAAGTGGATCAACGAGACTCCAACGTGGCGAGCATTTACCGACTTGTACGACACGAACACGGGAGAATATCCCGGCAACCAGTTTACCGCTCGGCCGGTGGTGGGCGGTGTGTTTGCATTGTTGGCGCTGCCATGA
- a CDS encoding uncharacterized protein (TransMembrane:1 (o53-73i)) yields MGTCRYIHNVDSRPFLTSDSLLRRGYATQHRNVSSPKLTRLQVYRHKINNGPLSVSLIPCLCVFMLSAVCIRFSSFSF; encoded by the exons ATGGGAACGTGcaggtacatacat AACGTGGATTCTAGACCTTTTCTAACAAGTGATTCGTTGTTGCGCCGAGGCTACGCTACACAGCATCGCAACGTCTCAAGCC CCAAGCTCACTCGGCTACAAGTATATCGTCATAAGATCAACAACGGCCCACTCAGTGTGTCTCTCATCCCTTG CCTTTGTGTATTTATGCTCTCTGCTGTCTGCATCCgtttctcctccttttctttttag
- a CDS encoding uncharacterized protein (EggNog:ENOG41~TransMembrane:11 (o20-38i50-68o80-100i112-132o144-164i231-255o261-282i294-315o321-341i353-377o397-417i)): protein MASQAAPPDGDSKNPNTTESVVFSPSASSHGGPESRDGGDIRPADYDSETVEKVYRKIDRRIIPPFWILYFLCSAIRSNIGIAQTMNSDVGHDLETVLGLTPKDVSTALALFYVSYVIFDFPSNLIMSKLSPRVWMARIVFATGVVGSCFAAVQSPASLKLLRFLLGLVIAGMWPGMAFYLTLFYPPSRTAKRIGMYFTASQVSAAVVGLVSAGFQLMDGDGGLVGFRWMFLIYGLVAVVLSFVLLWWLPDRPLAPGEARKRNGLFKWLPATPEVLQGEDAIVHYSELRRVYHARPWGVKDLCLVLLDWRLWPLCLMYFGVVGVGIGTQLYGSVIIASIQPQASDIVVSLLFAPIWIMDLIAILLVTPLSDRFHRLRPFFFSAAVCIQIAGLLTTTFAVQNGWARYGGLLMVGFGLGPTVPICMTWTSEIFQRRHGEVGVAAATALVSGLGNLGSVTTTYALYTGWPEDAKPGPHRFRKSNLTMIGILGISILSSLVMLILLKVVGNPPSSRLNNTGSPNALEDGAARREAVQRGFGKLSRRAQEA, encoded by the exons ATGGCCTCTCAAGCAGCACCGCCTGATGGCGATTCTAAAAATCCAAACACCACTGAAAGTGTTGTGTTCTCTCCCTCTGCATCATCTCATGGTGGTCCCGAGAGTCGAGATGGGGGTGATATCCGACCGGCCGACTACGACAGCGAAACGGTGGAGAAGGTCTACAG AAAAATTGATCGCAGGATTATCCCTC CTTTCTGGATCCTGTACTTTCTTTGCTCAGCAATTCGTTCCAACATTGGCATTGCGCAGACAATGAACAGCGACGTGGGCCATGACTTGGAGACCGTCCTTGGGCTCACCCCCAAAGATGTATCTACGGCACTTGCGCTGTTCTATGTCTCCTACGTCATCTTTGATTTCCCATCCAATCTCATCATGAGCAAGCTCAGCCCCCGGGTCTGGATGGCTAGAATCGTCTTTGCCACTGGAGTCGTTGGGTCATGCTTCGCGGCTGTGCAGTCCCCTGCGAGCCTCAAACTGCTACGTTTCCTCCTGGGCTTGGTGATCGCTGGCATGTGGCCGGGCATGGCGTTTTATCTGACCCTATTTTATCCGCCATCTAGGACAGCCAAGCGAATTGGCATGTACTTCACCGCCTCGCAGGTGTCTGCGGCTGTGGTCGGCCTCGTCTCGGCGGGATTCCAACTcatggatggcgatggaggcttGGTTGGATTTAGATGGATGTTTCTCATCTACGGGCTCGTTGCCGTTGTCTTGAGCTTTGTGCTGCTATGGTGGCTGCCTGACAGACCCCTGGCGCCaggcgaggcgaggaagCGTAACGGCCTGTTCAAGTGGCTTCCGGCCACCCCTGAAGTTCTCCAAGGTGAAGACGCCATAGTTCATTACTCTGAGCTCAGACGCGTGTATCATGCTCGCCCATGGGGCGTCAAGGATCTCTGCCTTGTGCTGCTTGACTGGCGGCTGTGGCCTCTATGCCTGATGTACTTTGGAGTAGTCGGAGTCGGAATCGGCACTCAGCTCTACGGATCGGTGATCATTGCTTCAATCCAACCACAGGCGAGCGACATTGTCGTTAGCTTACTCTTTGCTCCTATCTGGATT ATGGACTTGATCGCCATTCTCCTGGTTACGCCGCTTTCCGACCGCTTTCATCGTCTGaggcccttcttcttctcagcagccgTCTGCATCCAAATCGCCGGCTTATTGACAACGACTTTTGCTGTTCAAAACGGGTGGGCTCGCTATGGAGGCCTTCTGATGGTGGGCTTTGGTCTAGGACCAACCGTCCCAATCTGCATGACGTGGACTTCGGAAATCTTCCAACGCCGGCATGGTGAAGTTGGTGTGGCAGCCGCAACAGCTCTTGTATCCGGCTTGGGAAATCTAGGCAGCGTCACCACCACATATGCTCTATACACTGGGTGGCCTGAGGATGCCAAACCGGGGCCCCATCGATTCCGTAAGAGCAATCTTACAATGATTGGAATCCTCGGCATTAGCATCCTTAGCTCCCTGGTCATGCTGATCCTGCTAAAGGTCGTGGGAAATCCTCCTAGCTCCAGGCTTAACAATACTGGTTCTCCCAATGCGCTCGAGGATGGCGCAGCAAGACGGGAAGCTGTGCAGCGCGGCTTCGGGAAGCTTTCCCGGCGAGCCCAAGAGGCCTAG